In one Cyclopterus lumpus isolate fCycLum1 chromosome 22, fCycLum1.pri, whole genome shotgun sequence genomic region, the following are encoded:
- the zgc:136872 gene encoding calpain-1 catalytic subunit, which produces MAPPGVCMNIINARKMKDGFGTFANPERFLNQDYEQLKQFCQIKLVRYIDDMFPPDRRSIGEGILSPSDLKRVVWIRPSKLVQNPCFEVAGISRFDFGQGMVGDCWFLSAIGALTFQNVILQQVVPLDQKYDEDSCGLFHFRFWRFGRWVDVVIDDKLPTIDGRLIFVHSKDPNEFWPALLEKAYAKVCGSYSDMNAGTPAEALVDFTGGVHMCIDLQEPPKDLWELMCRAGQSNSLMGCGTPQGDTSANTVLPNGIVQGHAYTVTGVKTMMSQGQPENLVRLWNPWGTGEWTGDWSDESPSWNTVSPQDREMCLTKRDDGEFWMTLKDFCRFYSDLDICCLCPEFLDENSSCHWKTAFYDGRWVAGTTAGGCMNNFDSFCTNPQYRVKIDELLSKCSTKQGEKNMLVSLMQKPDKRNRRLVQNLHIGFSVFEVTEEFKAQRGKFPASFFSRHTPVGQTKTYINGREVMAFLRLKPGEYLIVPSTFNPNETASFILTIISKAETHVHDNSGGHDHAHEDREEEHSKSENGGDDENKRNFFRQYSDKYEEVDAELLQDLLNERILKGDLKSGGFSLDACRSMVALMDTSTTGKLNGEEFVRLWKKVATYKDIFFRSDVSQTGTLSLSELRNAIMASGTRMNDNILNLIALRYGASSGNITLENFISLVLRFDSMNQIFNQLSNGTNLSLDKSEWLYLSMYT; this is translated from the exons ATGGCTCCACCGGgtgtgtgtatgaacattattaATGCCCGCAAAATGAAAGATGGCTTTGGGACCTTCGCCAACCCCGAGCGGTTCCTCAACCAAGACTACGAACAGCTGAAACAGTTCTGTCAAATCAAACTGGTGAGGTACATCGACGACATGTTCCCCCCTGACAGAAGGTCCATCGGCGAAGGGATACTGAGTCCTTCTGACCTGAAGCGAGTGGTGTGGATAAGACCATCA AAACTGGTTCAAAATCCATGTTTTGAAGTTGCTGGGATCTCCAGGTTTGACTTTGGTCAAGGCATGGTTG GAGACTGCTGGTTTCTCTCAGCTATCGGAGCTCTGACGTTCCAAAATGTCATCCTTCAGCAAGTTGTTCCTCTTGATCAAAAATATGATGAGGACTCCTGCGGGCTGTTCCACTTCAGG TTCTGGAGATTTGGAAGATGGGTGGATGTCGTCATTGATGATAAGCTACCAACAATTGATGGCAGACTAATCTTCGTTCACTCCAAAGACCCGAATGAGTTCTGGCCTGCTTTGCTGGAGAAAGCCTATGCCAA agtgtgtggtTCCTACTCGGACATGAATGCGGGAACCCCTGCTGAGGCTTTGGTGGACTTCACTGGTGGTGTTCACATGTGTATTGATCTGCAAGAACCTCCCAAAGACCTCTGGGAACTGATGTGTAGAGCTGGCCAATCCAATTCACTGATGGGCTGTGGTACACCACAAGGG GATACATCTGCCAACACTGTGCTACCAAATGGAATTGTCCAAGGCCACGCCTACACTGTCACGGGAGTGAAGACG ATGATGAGCCAAGGGCAACCAGAAAACCTGGTGCGTTTGTGGAATCCCTGGGGCACAGGAGAGTGGACTGGAGACTGGAGTGATGA GTCGCCTTCATGGAACACTGTGAGTCCTCAAGATCGTGAGATGTGCCTTACAAAGAGGGATGATGGGGAGTTTTG GATGACCCTGAAGGACTTCTGTAGGTTCTACTCAGACCTTGACATCTGCTGCCTGTGTCCTGAATTCCTTGATGAGAACTCTTCATGCCATTGGAAGACCGCCTTCTATGACGGCCGATGGGTTGCAGGAACAACCGCTGGAGGATGCATGAATAACTTCG ACAGTTTCTGCACTAATCCACAGTACCGTGTCAAGATTGATGAATTACTCAGTAAATGTTCTACGAAACAGGGTGAGAAAAACATGCTGGTGTCTCTCATGCAAAAGCCTGACAAGAGAAACAGACGCCTCGTCCAAAATCTCCACATTGGATTCTCTGTGTTTGAG GTGACTGAAGAA TTCAAGGCACAGAGGGGGAAGTTCCCAGCCTCTTTCTTCAGCAGGCACACACCTGTTGGCCAAACAAAAACCTACATCAATGGGCGCGAGGTGATGGCCTTCCTGAGGCTGAAGCCTGGCGAATACCTGATTGTTCCATCCACCTTCAATCCCAACGAGACGGCCTCTTTCATCCTGACCATCATCTCCAAGGCAGAGACCCACGTCCA TGATAATTCTGGTGGCCATGACCACGCACATGAAGATAGAGAAGAAGAG CACTCGAAATCCGAGAACGGAGGAGACGACGAAAACAAGAGAAACTTCTTCCGTCAGTACTCGGACAAG TATGAAGAAGTGGATGCTGAGTTGCTCCAGGACCTTCTCAATGAACGCATCCTGAAAG gaGACTTGAAATCTGGGGGCTTCAGCCTTGATGCCTGTCGCAGCATGGTTGCTCTGATGGAT ACATCAACTACCGGCAAACTGAATGGTGAGGAATTTGTTCGTCTGTGGAAGAAGGTCGCCACGTACAAG GACATTTTCTTCCGTTCTGATGTATCACAAACAGGAACACTGTCACTGAGTGAGCTGAGGAACGCAATCATGGCTTCAG GAACGAGGATGAACGATAACATTCTGAATTTGATTGCTCTGCGCTACGGGGCCTCCTCTGGAAACATAACGCTGGAAAACTTTATCAGTCTGGTCCTTCGTTTTGACAGCATGAACC AAATCTTCAACCAGTTGTCCAATGGAACGAATTTGAGTCTTGACAAATCAGAG TGGCTGTACCTTTCGATGTACACCTAA